A genome region from Phoenix dactylifera cultivar Barhee BC4 chromosome 18, palm_55x_up_171113_PBpolish2nd_filt_p, whole genome shotgun sequence includes the following:
- the LOC103706957 gene encoding ribokinase-like isoform X3, translating to MMKLTPTPSDGPHSPSLSLPSLHRRYLHPPYPRAGMSSSSSSSQTEKAAGASPSVPPLPTNRIVLGCGAASLDYLATVAAFPKPDDKIRSTSLKVEGGGNTGNALTCAARLGLQPRIISKVANDAQGRKALAELEADGVDTSYMVVSENGNSPFTYVIVDNQTKTRTCIFTPGYPEMVPEDLSKSSLCSALDGASLVYFDGRFHETALVVAEEASRRKIPIFIDAERKREGLDDLLNLATYLVCSEKFPQAWTTAPSIPSALVSILMRVPNIKFVIVTLGEKGCIMLERSINEASEMEETNVGSLLESLRQKVDRNATVPTCISSKSSLRVSADGVGALSGRLLVCTAEVVPPLELIDTTGAGDAFIGAVLYALCAGMPPEKMLPFASQVAAAGCRALGARSGLPRRTDPRLSPFWH from the exons ATGATGAAGCTGACCCCAACCCCGTCCGACGGCCCCCATTccccttccctctccctcccttctctcCATCGCCGCTACCTCCACCCTCCCTACCCAAG GGCGGGGATGTCGTCATCGTCGTCTTCCTCGCAAACGGAGAAGGCTGCCGGTGCCTCGCCCTCCGTCCCTCCCCTCCCGACCAACCGAATCGTG TTGGGTTGCGGGGCAGCCTCGTTGGATTACTTGGCTACGGTCGCCGCCTTCCCGAAGCCTGATGACAAGATTCGTAGCACGAGCTTGAAG GTAGAAGGAGGTGGAAATACAGGGAATGCTTTAACTTGTGCAGCTCGTCTGGGCTTGCAACCTAGGATAATCTCTAAG GTGGCTAATGATGCACAAGGTAGAAAAGCGCTTGCAGAACTTGAAGCTGATGGAGTTGATACTTCCTATATGGTG gTTTCAGAGAACGGAAATTCACCATTTACCTATGTAATAGTCGACAACCAAAC GAAAACTCGTACTTGTATTTTCACACCTGGATACCCTGAAATGGTGCCAGAAGATCTTTCCAAGTCTAGCTTATGTTCTGCTTTAGATGGTGCAAGCCTTGTATACTTTGATGGAAGATTTCATGAAACTGCTTTAGTGGTTGCAGAAGAG GCAAGCCGAAGGAAAATTCCTATTTTCATTGATGCAGAAAGAAAAAGGGAGGGGCTGGATGATCTTCTTAACTTGGCAACTTACCTTGTATGCTCAGAAAAATTTCCTCAG GCATGGACAACTGCACCATCTATTCCCAGTGCACTAGTGTCCATTCTTATGAGAGTACCTAATATCAAATTTGTGATTGTGACCCTTGGAGAAAAAGGTTGTATAATGCTTGAGAGAAGCATAAATG AGGCTTCTGAGATGGAGGAAACAAATGTTGGGAGTTTACTTGAGTCGCTGAGGCAGAAAGTTGATAGGAATGCTACCGTCCCAACATGTATTTCTTCCAAG TCAAGCCTGAGAGTTAGTGCTGATGGAGTAGGTGCATTAAGTGGGAGGTTACTTGTGTGTACAGCAGAGGTGGTACCTCCTTTGGAGCTAATTGACACCACTGGTGCTGGAGATGCATTCATCGGAGCAGTTCTCTACG CTTTATGTGCAGGCATGCCTCCTGAGAAGATGCTGCCTTTTGCCTCCCAAGTG GCGGCTGCTGGATGTAGGGCTTTGGGTGCTCGGAGTGGTTTACCAAGGCGCACAGACCCACGGTTGTCCCCATTTTGGCACTAG
- the LOC103706957 gene encoding sulfofructose kinase-like isoform X2 produces MSSSSSSSQTEKAAGASPSVPPLPTNRIVLGCGAASLDYLATVAAFPKPDDKIRSTSLKVEGGGNTGNALTCAARLGLQPRIISKVANDAQGRKALAELEADGVDTSYMVVSENGNSPFTYVIVDNQTKTRTCIFTPGYPEMVPEDLSKSSLCSALDGASLVYFDGRFHETALVVAEEASRRKIPIFIDAERKREGLDDLLNLATYLVCSEKFPQAWTTAPSIPSALVSILMRVPNIKFVIVTLGEKGCIMLERSINEASEMEETNVGSLLESLRQKVDRNATVPTCISSKSSLRVSADGVGALSGRLLVCTAEVVPPLELIDTTGAGDAFIGAVLYGGCWM; encoded by the exons ATGTCGTCATCGTCGTCTTCCTCGCAAACGGAGAAGGCTGCCGGTGCCTCGCCCTCCGTCCCTCCCCTCCCGACCAACCGAATCGTG TTGGGTTGCGGGGCAGCCTCGTTGGATTACTTGGCTACGGTCGCCGCCTTCCCGAAGCCTGATGACAAGATTCGTAGCACGAGCTTGAAG GTAGAAGGAGGTGGAAATACAGGGAATGCTTTAACTTGTGCAGCTCGTCTGGGCTTGCAACCTAGGATAATCTCTAAG GTGGCTAATGATGCACAAGGTAGAAAAGCGCTTGCAGAACTTGAAGCTGATGGAGTTGATACTTCCTATATGGTG gTTTCAGAGAACGGAAATTCACCATTTACCTATGTAATAGTCGACAACCAAAC GAAAACTCGTACTTGTATTTTCACACCTGGATACCCTGAAATGGTGCCAGAAGATCTTTCCAAGTCTAGCTTATGTTCTGCTTTAGATGGTGCAAGCCTTGTATACTTTGATGGAAGATTTCATGAAACTGCTTTAGTGGTTGCAGAAGAG GCAAGCCGAAGGAAAATTCCTATTTTCATTGATGCAGAAAGAAAAAGGGAGGGGCTGGATGATCTTCTTAACTTGGCAACTTACCTTGTATGCTCAGAAAAATTTCCTCAG GCATGGACAACTGCACCATCTATTCCCAGTGCACTAGTGTCCATTCTTATGAGAGTACCTAATATCAAATTTGTGATTGTGACCCTTGGAGAAAAAGGTTGTATAATGCTTGAGAGAAGCATAAATG AGGCTTCTGAGATGGAGGAAACAAATGTTGGGAGTTTACTTGAGTCGCTGAGGCAGAAAGTTGATAGGAATGCTACCGTCCCAACATGTATTTCTTCCAAG TCAAGCCTGAGAGTTAGTGCTGATGGAGTAGGTGCATTAAGTGGGAGGTTACTTGTGTGTACAGCAGAGGTGGTACCTCCTTTGGAGCTAATTGACACCACTGGTGCTGGAGATGCATTCATCGGAGCAGTTCTCTACG GCGGCTGCTGGATGTAG
- the LOC103706957 gene encoding sulfofructose kinase-like isoform X1, with translation MSSSSSSSQTEKAAGASPSVPPLPTNRIVLGCGAASLDYLATVAAFPKPDDKIRSTSLKVEGGGNTGNALTCAARLGLQPRIISKVANDAQGRKALAELEADGVDTSYMVVSENGNSPFTYVIVDNQTKTRTCIFTPGYPEMVPEDLSKSSLCSALDGASLVYFDGRFHETALVVAEEASRRKIPIFIDAERKREGLDDLLNLATYLVCSEKFPQAWTTAPSIPSALVSILMRVPNIKFVIVTLGEKGCIMLERSINEASEMEETNVGSLLESLRQKVDRNATVPTCISSKSSLRVSADGVGALSGRLLVCTAEVVPPLELIDTTGAGDAFIGAVLYGDRTSMLHLSWKEEVEMFGLLLGVAVDLKIL, from the exons ATGTCGTCATCGTCGTCTTCCTCGCAAACGGAGAAGGCTGCCGGTGCCTCGCCCTCCGTCCCTCCCCTCCCGACCAACCGAATCGTG TTGGGTTGCGGGGCAGCCTCGTTGGATTACTTGGCTACGGTCGCCGCCTTCCCGAAGCCTGATGACAAGATTCGTAGCACGAGCTTGAAG GTAGAAGGAGGTGGAAATACAGGGAATGCTTTAACTTGTGCAGCTCGTCTGGGCTTGCAACCTAGGATAATCTCTAAG GTGGCTAATGATGCACAAGGTAGAAAAGCGCTTGCAGAACTTGAAGCTGATGGAGTTGATACTTCCTATATGGTG gTTTCAGAGAACGGAAATTCACCATTTACCTATGTAATAGTCGACAACCAAAC GAAAACTCGTACTTGTATTTTCACACCTGGATACCCTGAAATGGTGCCAGAAGATCTTTCCAAGTCTAGCTTATGTTCTGCTTTAGATGGTGCAAGCCTTGTATACTTTGATGGAAGATTTCATGAAACTGCTTTAGTGGTTGCAGAAGAG GCAAGCCGAAGGAAAATTCCTATTTTCATTGATGCAGAAAGAAAAAGGGAGGGGCTGGATGATCTTCTTAACTTGGCAACTTACCTTGTATGCTCAGAAAAATTTCCTCAG GCATGGACAACTGCACCATCTATTCCCAGTGCACTAGTGTCCATTCTTATGAGAGTACCTAATATCAAATTTGTGATTGTGACCCTTGGAGAAAAAGGTTGTATAATGCTTGAGAGAAGCATAAATG AGGCTTCTGAGATGGAGGAAACAAATGTTGGGAGTTTACTTGAGTCGCTGAGGCAGAAAGTTGATAGGAATGCTACCGTCCCAACATGTATTTCTTCCAAG TCAAGCCTGAGAGTTAGTGCTGATGGAGTAGGTGCATTAAGTGGGAGGTTACTTGTGTGTACAGCAGAGGTGGTACCTCCTTTGGAGCTAATTGACACCACTGGTGCTGGAGATGCATTCATCGGAGCAGTTCTCTACG
- the LOC103698466 gene encoding golgin subfamily A member 6-like protein 6: MGIVTSKCCTQYRETCRELKAKIQILEEEIKEMKRAREQEACVYEQQAAALARKEDEWKRERKKHKEEVAKLRKRLEEEEDRMRGLQEEVAASRGDKEWNRAGTDYIVEHMKEERARREEAVEKWKQLYLAIKTELDDLIQRTRQGERFWWGVEEGMIEGLHQELKTKEETLQTLRSRIAAMEKEGIKRDREIDILRQSMRILSNTKRNRIRKNQPGSLRL; encoded by the exons ATGGGCATTGTCACCAGCAAGTGCTGCACCCAATACCGTGAAACGTGCAGAGAACTCAAAGCTAAAATCCAGATCCTAGAGGAAGAGATCAAGGAGATGAAACGTGCGAGGGAGCAGGAAGCTTGCGTCTATGAGCAACAGGCTGCGGCCTTGGCAAGGAAGGAGGATGAGTGGAAGCGAGAGAGGAAGAAGCACAAGGAGGAGGTGGCGAAGCTGAGGAAGAGgctcgaggaggaggaggataggATGAGAGGTTTGCAGGAGGAGGTCGCAGCGAGCAGAGGTGACAAGGAGTGGAATCGAGCAGGCACTGATTACATCGTGGAGCACATGAAAGAGGAGCGAGCGCGGAGGGAGGAGGCGGTGGAGAAGTGGAAGCAGCTCTACCTTGCCATCAAGACCGAGCTCGACGACCTCATCCAGAGGACTCGACAAG GGGAACGATTCTGGTGGGGAGTTGAAGAAGGCATGATTGAAGGGCTGCACCAGGAGTTGAAGACCAAGGAGGAGACCTTGCAAACACTGAGATCGCGCATAGCAGCAATGGAAAAGGAGGGCATTAAGAGAGACAGGGAGATTGACATTTTGAGGCAGAGCATGAGAATTCTTAGCAACACAAAAAGGAATCGCATCCGAAAGAATCAGCCCGGAAGCTTGCGCTTATGA